Proteins encoded within one genomic window of Bacillus thuringiensis:
- a CDS encoding DUF3231 family protein: MGILSGNPQNEPLHYGEVFDIWSYLLAAQGAIASHQVFMNHTGDEDLKKFLEGLIENDMNSEIEELKALLKVNGVALPPAPPERPVASIEDIPPGARINDVEIAAAVSTGLAAGLVTCSQVMGKCLREDVGMLFGQFHMKKAQAGVTLLRLSKKKGWVVPPPLHVRNSDQA; this comes from the coding sequence ATGGGTATATTAAGTGGAAATCCTCAAAATGAACCTTTACATTACGGAGAAGTATTTGACATTTGGAGTTATCTTCTTGCTGCACAGGGTGCAATTGCAAGCCATCAAGTGTTTATGAATCACACAGGTGATGAAGATTTGAAGAAGTTTTTAGAAGGCTTAATTGAAAATGATATGAATTCGGAAATAGAAGAATTAAAGGCACTTTTAAAAGTTAATGGGGTCGCTTTACCGCCAGCGCCTCCAGAACGTCCAGTTGCATCTATTGAAGACATTCCTCCGGGAGCGCGTATTAATGATGTTGAAATTGCTGCAGCTGTTTCTACAGGATTAGCAGCTGGACTTGTGACATGTAGTCAAGTAATGGGAAAATGTCTTCGAGAAGATGTAGGTATGCTATTCGGACAATTTCATATGAAAAAAGCGCAGGCAGGTGTAACGCTGCTACGTTTAAGTAAGAAAAAGGGATGGGTAGTTCCACCTCCATTACATGTAAGAAATTCTGACCAAGCGTAA
- a CDS encoding PAS domain S-box protein: MIIKDYFINLSIFSLLVSAAIFIQVFTINSSRYFEKLYGGIIAVTLMFFSFPYMGFSYDLRVVPLILSFIYFGRIAGWITLISIILMRIFYIGGYWEPPVIAYLGMGILFSTFKTYVKKLHPFKSASFYFSVFIGIKWLVGVLFNTTLLYTGGLLYITLGLLIGLFLMEAYQKLYYLTQDLSKMNRELKKSKQELTDTVHELQGGIFKFKKVGKHFIHTLCDGQFYYQNGFYSEQVVGKSLRTIDASIIPPHLVPQLMKYYLQAWEGKEIIFELPWPNDKTIILIALRPIKRNGQVIEVVGSTVDITERKKVESELSATKELLESFIKHNLDAITISDREGHILQANKAYEKIFGWSSQEIIGKRLPCVPDFLMEESLKNIQKILTGESVVTRLETVRQRSDGSLLDISLTVSPILDVRGNVIALSAICRDISERKQAERERHRLHQQLRDSEMKYRALIEQATDAVYVVELNEDNAPSRFIEVNPVGCRRFGYSREELLSLSFSNIVPQDSQMIVKLLEKIKKGQTSFTLQDEYVFPTGKVITTEFSVRVFNLNGKKVFLSISRDITERLKTEELLRKSEKLAVVGQLATAMAHEINNPLTAMKGFMQLLKTTENENNQGYINIVSSEIERIESITTEFMAVAKPQVVKIQPNDISVLMDQVLMLLQPQAMMHNIKFRIDLNPGIPLISCEGNQLKQVFVNILKNAIESMPMGGEILIQLNILDNNQVSIRFIDQGCGIPKERIPYLGEPFYSIKEEGIGLGLMICYKIIETHQGKIFIESEMNKGTIVEVTLPICTLQN, translated from the coding sequence ATGATTATTAAAGATTATTTCATCAACCTTTCTATTTTTTCTTTATTAGTTAGCGCAGCAATATTTATTCAAGTGTTTACAATTAATTCTAGTCGATATTTCGAAAAGCTCTATGGAGGGATTATTGCAGTTACGTTAATGTTCTTTTCTTTTCCATACATGGGATTTTCCTACGATCTTCGAGTTGTTCCTCTTATTCTATCTTTTATTTACTTTGGTCGTATTGCTGGTTGGATTACGTTAATTAGCATAATTTTAATGCGTATCTTTTACATTGGAGGGTATTGGGAACCTCCTGTGATTGCTTATTTAGGTATGGGGATTCTATTTTCTACTTTTAAAACTTATGTAAAAAAACTACATCCTTTTAAAAGTGCATCTTTCTATTTTTCTGTTTTTATTGGAATAAAGTGGTTAGTTGGGGTATTATTTAATACTACATTACTTTACACAGGAGGCTTATTATATATAACGTTAGGACTTTTAATTGGGCTATTTCTTATGGAAGCCTACCAGAAATTGTATTATTTAACACAGGACTTATCTAAAATGAATCGAGAATTAAAAAAATCGAAGCAAGAACTTACAGATACCGTACATGAGCTTCAAGGAGGAATTTTTAAATTTAAAAAAGTGGGTAAGCACTTTATACACACTTTATGTGATGGACAGTTTTATTATCAAAACGGATTTTATTCTGAACAGGTGGTAGGAAAAAGCTTACGTACTATTGATGCTTCTATTATTCCTCCACATTTAGTTCCACAATTGATGAAGTACTATCTTCAGGCATGGGAAGGAAAAGAAATTATATTTGAATTACCTTGGCCAAATGATAAAACTATTATTCTTATTGCGCTTAGGCCGATTAAACGAAATGGACAAGTTATTGAAGTTGTTGGTTCTACAGTTGATATAACCGAAAGGAAAAAGGTAGAATCAGAATTAAGCGCTACCAAAGAATTATTGGAATCATTTATAAAGCACAATCTAGATGCTATTACCATTTCTGATCGAGAAGGGCATATTTTACAAGCCAATAAAGCTTATGAAAAGATATTTGGGTGGTCATCACAAGAAATCATAGGTAAGAGATTACCTTGTGTACCAGATTTTTTAATGGAAGAATCGCTTAAAAATATTCAGAAAATTCTAACAGGTGAATCAGTAGTTACTAGATTAGAAACTGTTAGACAACGGAGCGATGGGAGTCTTCTTGATATCAGTCTGACAGTTTCTCCTATACTAGATGTAAGAGGAAATGTGATAGCTTTATCAGCGATATGCAGAGACATCTCTGAAAGAAAACAAGCAGAAAGAGAACGGCATCGATTACACCAGCAATTAAGAGATAGTGAAATGAAGTATCGTGCACTAATTGAACAAGCAACTGATGCGGTATATGTAGTAGAGCTGAATGAAGATAATGCTCCAAGTCGATTTATTGAGGTAAACCCTGTTGGGTGTAGAAGATTTGGATATAGTAGAGAAGAGTTGCTCTCATTATCATTTTCAAATATAGTACCACAAGATTCTCAAATGATCGTAAAGCTATTAGAAAAAATTAAAAAGGGACAAACTTCCTTCACTTTGCAAGATGAATATGTTTTTCCAACAGGAAAAGTAATAACAACTGAGTTTAGTGTTCGTGTTTTTAACTTAAATGGTAAAAAGGTTTTCCTAAGTATTTCTCGTGATATCACTGAACGGCTAAAAACAGAAGAATTATTACGAAAATCTGAAAAACTTGCTGTTGTAGGACAATTAGCGACTGCAATGGCTCATGAGATTAATAATCCATTAACTGCAATGAAAGGGTTCATGCAATTACTAAAAACAACGGAAAATGAGAATAATCAGGGTTATATTAATATAGTATCATCAGAGATTGAGCGTATAGAGAGCATTACAACTGAATTTATGGCGGTAGCCAAACCACAGGTGGTAAAAATACAGCCTAATGACATTAGTGTGCTAATGGATCAAGTTTTAATGCTACTACAACCTCAAGCAATGATGCATAATATAAAATTTAGAATCGATCTTAACCCTGGTATTCCATTGATTTCATGTGAAGGAAATCAATTAAAACAAGTATTTGTTAATATATTAAAAAATGCAATTGAATCTATGCCGATGGGAGGGGAAATTCTCATTCAATTAAATATACTTGATAATAATCAAGTAAGCATTCGTTTTATCGATCAAGGGTGTGGGATTCCAAAAGAACGTATACCATACCTCGGAGAACCTTTTTATAGTATTAAAGAAGAGGGGATTGGCTTAGGGTTAATGATCTGTTATAAAATCATTGAAACACATCAGGGAAAGATATTTATTGAGAGTGAAATGAATAAGGGGACTATAGTTGAAGTCACTCTCCCTATTTGTACACTTCAAAATTAA
- a CDS encoding zinc-dependent alcohol dehydrogenase, with amino-acid sequence MKAVTYQGPNKVQVKQVDDAKLEKKDDIIVKITSTAICGSDLHLYQGNMPLPPGYIIGHEPMGIVEEVGPDVTKVKKGDRVVIPFNVACGHCFYCQHEMESQCDNSNPHYDSGGYFGYTEKFGNHPGGQAEYLKVPFGNFTPFVIPESCELEDESLLFLSDVLPTAYWSVINAGVKRGDTVIVLGCGPVGLMTQKFAWMQGAKRVIAVDYLDYRMNYAKKINNVEVFEFTKFPDMGEHLKEITHGGADVVIDCVGMDGKKSPLEFLEQKLKLQGGTLGPIQIATKAVRKYGTVQMTGVYGGNYNAFPLGAFWVRNINLKMGQAPVIHFMPELFEKITNKEFDPKEIITHKIPLEEASYGYQIFNNREDDCIKVILKP; translated from the coding sequence ATGAAAGCTGTAACCTATCAAGGACCAAACAAAGTACAAGTTAAACAGGTGGATGATGCAAAGTTAGAGAAAAAAGATGATATTATTGTAAAAATTACTTCAACTGCTATTTGCGGTTCTGATTTACATTTATATCAAGGCAACATGCCTTTACCTCCAGGGTACATTATTGGTCATGAGCCAATGGGAATTGTTGAAGAAGTTGGTCCAGATGTTACTAAAGTAAAAAAAGGAGACCGTGTTGTAATCCCCTTTAACGTTGCTTGTGGACATTGTTTCTATTGCCAACATGAAATGGAAAGTCAATGTGATAACTCGAACCCTCATTACGATTCTGGTGGATACTTTGGTTACACAGAGAAATTTGGTAATCATCCAGGCGGACAAGCTGAATATTTGAAAGTTCCTTTTGGAAATTTCACTCCATTTGTTATACCAGAATCATGCGAACTTGAAGATGAATCCCTACTATTTTTATCAGATGTTTTACCAACAGCCTATTGGAGTGTAATAAACGCAGGTGTTAAGCGAGGTGATACTGTTATCGTTCTTGGTTGTGGCCCTGTTGGATTAATGACACAAAAATTTGCCTGGATGCAAGGTGCTAAACGTGTAATTGCAGTGGATTACTTAGATTATCGGATGAATTATGCAAAAAAGATTAACAATGTTGAGGTATTTGAGTTTACAAAATTCCCCGATATGGGAGAACATTTAAAGGAAATTACACATGGTGGTGCCGATGTAGTCATTGATTGCGTAGGGATGGATGGAAAAAAATCGCCTCTAGAATTTCTGGAACAAAAATTGAAATTACAAGGCGGAACTCTCGGCCCTATTCAAATAGCTACGAAAGCCGTAAGAAAATATGGAACGGTTCAAATGACCGGCGTTTATGGTGGCAACTATAATGCCTTCCCACTCGGTGCATTTTGGGTTAGAAATATTAATCTTAAAATGGGACAAGCACCTGTCATTCATTTTATGCCGGAACTATTTGAAAAAATAACAAATAAAGAATTTGATCCAAAAGAGATTATTACGCACAAAATCCCCCTTGAAGAAGCGAGCTACGGTTATCAAATTTTCAATAATCGTGAAGATGATTGTATAAAAGTCATTTTAAAACCTTAA
- the sasP gene encoding small acid-soluble spore protein, SasP family has translation MGKNNSGSRNEVLVRGAEQALDQMKYEIAQEFGVQLGADTTARSNGSVGGEITKRLVAMAEQQLGGRANR, from the coding sequence ATGGGAAAAAATAATAGTGGAAGTCGTAATGAAGTATTAGTTCGAGGCGCTGAACAAGCTCTTGATCAAATGAAATATGAAATTGCACAAGAGTTTGGTGTACAACTTGGTGCAGATACAACAGCTCGTTCAAACGGATCTGTTGGTGGTGAAATTACAAAACGTTTAGTAGCAATGGCAGAACAACAACTTGGTGGTAGAGCTAACCGCTAA
- the ppsA gene encoding phosphoenolpyruvate synthase yields MSSFVLDFQEIEKTQLFLVGGKGLNLGELSNIQGIQVPEGFCVTTVGYEQAIGKNGAFQTLLNQLTMLKIEERDRIGEISKQIREVIMAVEIPVDVVESVAHYLSHFGDEHAYAVRSSATAEDLPYASFAGQQDTYLNIIGKENILQHIKKCWASLYTDRAVIYRMQNGFDHNQVSICVVVQKMVFPEASGILFTADPITSNRKVLSIDASFGLGEALVSGLVSADNYRVKEDEIVEKVIATKKLAIYGRKEGGTERKKIAPNQQKIQTLTEQQILQLARIGRQIEAYFGCPQDIEWCLVDDTIYIVQSRPITTLYPIPEVNDGKNHVYISVGHQQMMTDAMKPLGLSFFLLTTSAPMCKAGGRLFVDATQRLASPASRDYLINTLGKSDPLIRDALTTVIERENFIELLSDDEKEKDLSKKVPPASSQPQPENDPEIVTNLIKNSESSIEELKRNMQTKSGVDVLDFILEDIQQLKKVLFNSQSIAIIMAGMNASSGINEKMEQWLGEKNAADVLSQSVQHNITSEMGLALLDVADVIRPYPEVIAYLQHVEDDSFLDELIQFKGGEKVRDAIDAFLNKYGMRCSGEIDITKTRWSEQPATIIPMILNHIRDFEYGASKRKFEEGLQEALKKEKELLERLQHLPDGEQKVEETKRMIRNIRNFIGYREYPKYGMIHRYFIYKQALLKEAEKLVQNNVLDEIEDIYYLTFEELHEVVRTNKLDYKIIHKQKNAYKLYEKLTPPRVITSDGEIITGKYKRENLPAEAIVGLPVSSGVVEGRARVILNMEDANLEDGDILVTAFTDPGWTPLFVSIKGLVTEVGGLMTHGAVIAREYGLPAVVGVENATKLIKDGQRIRVHGTEGYIEVL; encoded by the coding sequence ATGAGTTCTTTCGTTCTCGATTTTCAGGAAATAGAAAAAACGCAACTTTTTCTCGTTGGTGGAAAAGGATTGAATTTAGGGGAGTTATCCAATATTCAAGGGATACAAGTGCCAGAAGGATTTTGTGTTACAACGGTAGGGTATGAACAGGCCATCGGAAAAAATGGAGCATTTCAAACTTTATTGAATCAATTAACAATGCTAAAAATTGAGGAACGAGATCGAATTGGTGAAATTAGTAAGCAGATTAGAGAAGTCATTATGGCGGTGGAAATTCCAGTTGATGTAGTGGAATCAGTAGCTCATTATCTCTCGCACTTTGGCGATGAACATGCGTATGCAGTGCGGTCTAGTGCTACTGCTGAAGATTTACCGTATGCCTCGTTTGCTGGTCAACAAGATACGTATTTAAATATTATTGGAAAAGAAAACATTTTGCAGCATATAAAAAAATGCTGGGCTTCTTTATATACAGATCGAGCAGTTATATACCGAATGCAAAACGGTTTTGATCATAATCAAGTTTCTATATGTGTTGTCGTTCAAAAAATGGTTTTCCCTGAAGCTTCAGGGATTTTATTTACTGCGGATCCAATTACTTCGAATAGGAAGGTGTTATCAATCGATGCCAGCTTTGGACTTGGTGAGGCGCTAGTATCTGGATTGGTTTCTGCCGATAATTATAGGGTAAAAGAAGACGAAATCGTCGAAAAGGTCATCGCAACGAAAAAATTAGCCATCTATGGACGAAAAGAAGGCGGAACAGAGAGAAAGAAAATTGCTCCTAATCAGCAAAAAATTCAAACACTTACTGAACAACAGATTTTACAACTAGCACGCATCGGAAGACAAATCGAAGCTTATTTTGGTTGTCCGCAAGATATTGAATGGTGCTTAGTTGATGATACAATTTATATAGTCCAAAGCAGACCGATTACGACTTTATATCCAATTCCAGAAGTAAATGATGGGAAAAATCACGTGTATATATCAGTTGGTCACCAACAAATGATGACCGATGCGATGAAACCATTAGGTTTATCTTTTTTCCTGTTAACGACTAGTGCACCTATGTGTAAAGCTGGAGGCAGGCTATTTGTTGATGCTACGCAAAGACTAGCTTCACCTGCTAGTAGAGATTACTTAATAAACACTTTAGGTAAATCGGATCCGCTCATACGAGATGCATTAACGACTGTAATTGAGCGAGAGAATTTTATTGAATTGTTATCGGATGATGAAAAAGAAAAGGATCTTAGTAAAAAAGTGCCACCTGCAAGTTCGCAACCACAACCTGAAAACGATCCGGAAATCGTTACGAATTTAATAAAGAATAGTGAATCATCAATAGAAGAGTTAAAACGAAACATGCAAACGAAATCAGGGGTAGATGTACTTGATTTTATTTTAGAAGACATTCAGCAATTAAAGAAAGTATTATTTAACTCGCAAAGTATAGCTATCATTATGGCAGGTATGAATGCTTCATCAGGGATTAATGAAAAGATGGAGCAGTGGCTAGGAGAAAAAAATGCAGCAGATGTACTTTCACAATCTGTACAACATAATATTACGTCAGAAATGGGGCTAGCGTTATTGGATGTGGCAGATGTGATTCGGCCGTATCCGGAAGTCATTGCGTATTTACAGCATGTAGAAGATGACAGCTTTTTAGATGAATTAATTCAGTTTAAAGGCGGGGAAAAAGTTCGGGATGCAATCGATGCTTTTCTAAATAAATATGGAATGAGATGCAGCGGAGAAATCGACATTACGAAAACGCGCTGGAGTGAACAGCCAGCTACAATTATACCGATGATTTTAAATCATATAAGAGACTTTGAATATGGTGCTAGTAAGCGGAAGTTTGAAGAAGGGCTGCAGGAAGCTTTGAAAAAAGAAAAAGAGTTGTTAGAGCGATTGCAGCACTTGCCGGATGGGGAACAAAAAGTAGAAGAGACGAAGAGAATGATTCGTAACATCCGCAATTTCATCGGTTATCGTGAATATCCGAAATACGGCATGATTCATCGTTATTTCATATATAAGCAGGCATTACTGAAAGAAGCAGAGAAACTTGTGCAAAATAATGTTCTGGATGAAATAGAAGATATATACTATCTAACTTTTGAAGAACTTCACGAAGTCGTCCGCACAAATAAACTAGATTACAAGATTATTCATAAACAAAAAAATGCGTACAAATTATATGAAAAACTAACACCTCCGCGTGTTATCACGTCTGATGGAGAAATCATTACAGGTAAGTACAAACGCGAAAATCTCCCGGCTGAAGCAATTGTAGGTTTGCCTGTTTCTTCTGGAGTGGTTGAGGGGAGAGCACGCGTTATTTTAAACATGGAAGACGCGAATTTGGAAGATGGAGATATATTAGTTACGGCATTTACCGATCCTGGGTGGACACCTTTGTTTGTTTCTATAAAAGGGTTAGTCACTGAGGTCGGCGGGCTTATGACGCACGGAGCAGTGATTGCACGTGAATATGGCCTGCCAGCAGTTGTTGGAGTAGAGAACGCTACGAAACTAATAAAAGACGGGCAACGAATTCGGGTACATGGAACAGAAGGATATATTGAAGTGTTGTAG
- a CDS encoding MBL fold metallo-hydrolase gives MDNEMNYGSDYKFIPATSIESGHGIEVLPDLFCYTIQIVNICFVGNPETNDFVLVDAGMPKCANEIISIAEDRFGTNSRPKAIILTHGHFDHVGGIIELIKHWDVPVYAHQMELPFLTGQQSYPEPDPTVEGGMVAKMSPLFPNEPIDLGNNVKTLPTDGTVPHMPEFRWTHTPGHTPGHISLFREKDRTLIAGDAFVTVKQEYLYKVITQEQEISGPPRYLTTDWKAAKESVIKLEKLKPLTTVTGHGIPMSGELLSTSLKTLVQEFDKIAVPDYGKYIDKKMH, from the coding sequence TTGGACAATGAAATGAATTATGGAAGTGATTACAAGTTTATTCCAGCAACTTCAATTGAAAGTGGTCACGGCATCGAAGTATTGCCTGATTTATTTTGTTACACGATTCAAATCGTCAATATATGCTTTGTTGGAAATCCTGAGACCAATGATTTTGTTTTAGTTGATGCTGGAATGCCTAAATGTGCAAATGAAATTATCTCTATCGCTGAGGATCGATTTGGTACCAATAGTCGCCCAAAAGCAATTATTTTAACTCACGGTCATTTTGATCATGTTGGGGGGATAATTGAACTCATCAAGCATTGGGATGTTCCCGTCTATGCACATCAAATGGAGCTACCGTTCCTGACCGGACAACAAAGCTATCCAGAACCAGACCCTACAGTTGAAGGTGGTATGGTAGCGAAAATGTCTCCTCTGTTCCCAAACGAACCAATTGACTTAGGAAATAACGTAAAAACGCTACCTACCGATGGAACTGTTCCCCATATGCCAGAGTTTAGATGGACTCATACACCAGGACATACTCCAGGGCATATTTCATTATTCCGAGAAAAAGACCGAACTTTAATCGCTGGGGACGCTTTTGTTACAGTGAAACAGGAGTATCTGTATAAAGTAATAACTCAAGAACAGGAAATAAGCGGTCCGCCTCGTTATTTAACAACAGACTGGAAAGCCGCTAAAGAGTCCGTTATTAAGCTAGAGAAGTTAAAGCCTTTAACCACTGTTACTGGACATGGCATACCGATGTCAGGTGAATTGCTATCAACAAGCCTCAAAACACTCGTTCAAGAATTTGATAAAATTGCTGTACCTGATTACGGAAAATATATAGATAAAAAGATGCATTAA
- a CDS encoding YndM family protein, which yields MKHIVALLIKYTAITAVLLIMLSIFQGISIPRVLLISLFLTGTAYLIGDLFILPKYGNAIATMADFGLSFFGIWLLTSLFTNLDSTHNIGFSSFLAALIIGGIEVFFHIYMQKLVLRNDNELREHNHIHHDKYAMEISDEYMDSSTINKSKLEDTPKK from the coding sequence ATGAAACATATTGTTGCCTTATTAATTAAGTACACAGCGATAACTGCAGTATTGCTAATCATGCTCAGTATCTTTCAAGGCATTTCAATTCCTAGAGTATTATTAATTTCTCTTTTCCTTACGGGAACTGCCTATTTAATCGGAGATCTCTTCATTTTACCTAAATACGGAAATGCGATTGCTACAATGGCAGATTTCGGTTTAAGCTTCTTTGGAATTTGGTTATTAACATCCTTGTTTACTAATTTAGATTCTACTCATAATATTGGATTTTCTTCATTTTTAGCTGCTTTAATTATTGGCGGAATAGAAGTGTTCTTCCATATTTATATGCAGAAGTTAGTACTGCGTAATGACAATGAATTAAGAGAACACAATCATATTCACCATGATAAATACGCTATGGAGATATCAGATGAATATATGGATTCTTCCACAATAAATAAGTCCAAGCTTGAGGATACACCTAAAAAATAA
- a CDS encoding immune inhibitor A domain-containing protein has protein sequence MKKKPFKVLSTLAAAAVLSCTFGYGGQSVYAATPSNGGTLSPIDENLIQEERLADALKKRGVINESTSKEDTLKAVEKYVEKKKGENAGKEPAAGDSVTREAADFLKKVKDAKADEKEKADQPASGPVVGQEPVKGGLNGKVPTTSAKQKQYNGDVRKDKVLVLLVEFADFKHNNIDQVPGYMYSNDFNPEHYQKMLFGNEPYTLFDGSKVPTFKQYYEEQSGGSYTVDGTVTKWLTVPGNAADYGADAGDGGHDNMGPKGPRDFVKEALNAAVESGIDLSEFDEYDQYDNNGDGNKNEPDGLIDHLMVIHAGVGQDGGGGRLGDDAIWSHRWHLGTPYPIEGTKAKVDNWGGKMAAYDYTIEPEDGAVGVFAHEFGHDLGLPDEYDTKYTGAGEPINSWSVMSGGSWAGKIAGTTPPSFSPQNKEFFQKNMGGNWANIVEVDYNKLNRGIGYATYLDQSVTKSNRPGLIRVNLPDKEVKGIQPAFGKKYYYSTKGDNLHTTLETPVFDLTNATNAKFDYKSMYEIETDYDFLEVHAVKEDGTKTLVDRIGEKNVKNGLDTTDGKWIDKSYDLSKFKGQKVKLVFEYITDGGLAPTGFTFDNATLTVDGNVVFSDDAEDETKFKLDGFVVADGFDKKKHNYYLEWRNYAGADQALKYSSGVPYNTGLLVWYADSSFTDNWVGLHPGEGFLGVVDSHPEAIVGTLNGKPTVKNSTRFQIADAAFSFNQTPAWKVVSPTRGTYDYKGLPGVTKFDDSKAYMNDLIPDAGRKVPKFGLKFEVVGQADDNSAGAVRLYR, from the coding sequence ATGAAGAAAAAACCTTTTAAAGTGCTGTCTACGCTTGCGGCGGCAGCTGTGCTTAGTTGCACATTTGGGTATGGGGGTCAATCTGTTTATGCGGCAACGCCGTCTAATGGAGGAACTTTAAGTCCGATTGATGAAAATTTAATTCAAGAGGAGCGTTTAGCAGATGCGCTCAAGAAACGCGGTGTAATTAATGAATCTACGTCGAAAGAAGACACATTAAAAGCTGTTGAAAAATACGTAGAGAAGAAAAAAGGAGAAAATGCGGGAAAAGAACCAGCAGCGGGGGATAGTGTTACGAGAGAAGCGGCTGACTTTTTGAAAAAAGTTAAAGATGCAAAAGCAGATGAGAAAGAAAAAGCAGATCAACCTGCTAGTGGCCCGGTAGTTGGACAGGAGCCGGTTAAAGGGGGATTAAACGGCAAAGTACCAACTACTTCAGCGAAGCAAAAACAATATAACGGTGATGTTCGTAAAGATAAAGTTCTTGTATTGCTAGTAGAGTTTGCTGACTTTAAGCATAACAATATTGATCAAGTACCAGGTTATATGTATTCAAATGATTTTAATCCAGAACATTATCAAAAAATGTTATTTGGTAATGAGCCATATACACTCTTTGATGGTTCAAAAGTACCAACATTTAAACAATATTATGAAGAGCAATCTGGTGGTAGTTATACAGTAGATGGGACAGTAACAAAGTGGTTGACAGTTCCTGGTAATGCGGCGGATTATGGCGCAGATGCAGGAGATGGTGGTCATGATAATATGGGACCAAAAGGGCCGCGTGATTTTGTAAAAGAGGCATTAAATGCGGCTGTAGAAAGTGGTATTGATTTATCTGAATTTGACGAATATGATCAATATGACAATAATGGTGATGGTAATAAAAATGAACCAGATGGTCTGATTGATCACTTAATGGTTATTCACGCTGGAGTTGGGCAAGATGGAGGCGGCGGTAGACTAGGTGATGATGCAATTTGGTCACATCGTTGGCACCTTGGAACACCATATCCAATTGAAGGAACAAAAGCAAAAGTTGATAACTGGGGCGGTAAAATGGCAGCATACGACTACACAATTGAGCCAGAAGACGGAGCAGTTGGTGTATTCGCACATGAATTTGGTCATGATTTAGGTCTTCCAGATGAGTATGATACGAAGTACACAGGAGCGGGTGAGCCAATTAACTCTTGGTCTGTTATGAGTGGCGGTAGCTGGGCTGGTAAAATTGCAGGAACAACACCACCGAGTTTTTCTCCGCAAAACAAAGAGTTCTTTCAAAAGAACATGGGCGGGAACTGGGCCAATATTGTAGAGGTTGACTATAATAAATTAAATCGCGGTATCGGTTATGCGACGTATTTAGATCAAAGTGTGACGAAATCAAATCGTCCTGGACTGATTCGTGTTAACTTACCAGATAAAGAAGTAAAAGGTATTCAGCCTGCATTCGGTAAGAAGTACTACTATAGTACAAAAGGTGATAATCTTCATACAACATTAGAAACGCCAGTATTTGATTTAACAAATGCAACAAATGCGAAGTTTGATTACAAATCAATGTATGAAATTGAAACGGATTATGATTTCCTTGAAGTACATGCAGTGAAAGAAGATGGTACGAAAACGTTAGTGGATCGAATTGGTGAAAAGAATGTAAAAAATGGTCTAGACACAACAGATGGTAAATGGATAGATAAGTCTTATGACTTAAGCAAATTCAAAGGTCAAAAAGTAAAATTAGTATTCGAATACATTACAGATGGTGGTTTAGCGCCGACCGGTTTTACTTTTGATAATGCTACATTAACTGTAGATGGAAATGTTGTGTTCTCTGATGATGCAGAAGACGAAACGAAATTTAAATTAGATGGTTTCGTTGTAGCAGACGGTTTTGATAAGAAGAAGCATAACTACTATTTAGAGTGGAGAAACTATGCTGGTGCTGATCAAGCGTTAAAATATAGCAGTGGTGTACCGTATAATACAGGTCTTCTAGTATGGTATGCAGACTCTAGCTTTACAGATAATTGGGTTGGTTTACATCCAGGTGAAGGTTTCTTAGGAGTTGTTGACTCTCACCCAGAGGCAATTGTTGGAACGCTAAACGGAAAACCAACTGTTAAAAATAGTACAAGATTCCAAATCGCAGATGCTGCGTTCTCCTTTAACCAAACGCCAGCATGGAAAGTTGTATCTCCAACACGCGGAACATATGATTACAAAGGATTACCAGGTGTAACGAAATTTGATGATTCTAAAGCATATATGAACGACTTAATCCCAGATGCAGGACGTAAAGTACCGAAATTTGGATTGAAATTTGAAGTAGTTGGACAAGCAGATGATAACTCTGCAGGTGCAGTTCGTTTATATCGTTAA